From one Parambassis ranga chromosome 5, fParRan2.1, whole genome shotgun sequence genomic stretch:
- the cdkn1a gene encoding cyclin-dependent kinase inhibitor 1 isoform X1 codes for MCGMMASYRILSTLANGQARRNLFGPVDREQLQVEYQAALRKDLEEASQRWGFDFISDKPLESSDFQWEGVPGTRVPLLYRTCMLGQAEGQRAPGTAAVIPKRGRVELPQSDKENIPRTPERCVLNMENWEKTPERRESAGVKRKQTNITDFYQAKRRVVGMPRKSGE; via the exons ATG TGTGGAATGATGGCTTCTTACCGGATTCTGAGCACCCTGGCAAACGGCCAAGCTCGACGAAACCTGTTTGGCCCTGTGGACAGAGAGCAGCTTCAGGTGGAGTACCAGGCCGCCCTGCGTAAAGACCTGGAGGAGGCGTCACAGCGCTGGGGCTTCGACTTCATCTCAGACAAGCCTCTGGAGAGCAGCGATTTTCAGTGGGAAGGCGTCCCAGGTACCAGGGTGCCACTGCTCTACAGAACCTGCATGCTCGGACAGGCAGAGGGTCAGAGGGCGCCAGGGACAGCCGCAGTTATTCCCAAGAGAGGAAGGGTGGAGCTGCCACAGAGCGACAAGGAGAACATCCCCCGTACGCCGGAGAGATGTGTACTGAATATGGAGAACTGGGAGAAGAcaccagagaggagagagagcgcaGGAGTGAAGAGGAAACAGACAAACATTACAG ACTTCTACCAGGCCAAAAGAAGAGTGGTTGGGATGCCACGCAAATCCGGCGAGTGA
- the cdkn1a gene encoding cyclin-dependent kinase inhibitor 1 isoform X2, translating to MMASYRILSTLANGQARRNLFGPVDREQLQVEYQAALRKDLEEASQRWGFDFISDKPLESSDFQWEGVPGTRVPLLYRTCMLGQAEGQRAPGTAAVIPKRGRVELPQSDKENIPRTPERCVLNMENWEKTPERRESAGVKRKQTNITDFYQAKRRVVGMPRKSGE from the exons ATGATGGCTTCTTACCGGATTCTGAGCACCCTGGCAAACGGCCAAGCTCGACGAAACCTGTTTGGCCCTGTGGACAGAGAGCAGCTTCAGGTGGAGTACCAGGCCGCCCTGCGTAAAGACCTGGAGGAGGCGTCACAGCGCTGGGGCTTCGACTTCATCTCAGACAAGCCTCTGGAGAGCAGCGATTTTCAGTGGGAAGGCGTCCCAGGTACCAGGGTGCCACTGCTCTACAGAACCTGCATGCTCGGACAGGCAGAGGGTCAGAGGGCGCCAGGGACAGCCGCAGTTATTCCCAAGAGAGGAAGGGTGGAGCTGCCACAGAGCGACAAGGAGAACATCCCCCGTACGCCGGAGAGATGTGTACTGAATATGGAGAACTGGGAGAAGAcaccagagaggagagagagcgcaGGAGTGAAGAGGAAACAGACAAACATTACAG ACTTCTACCAGGCCAAAAGAAGAGTGGTTGGGATGCCACGCAAATCCGGCGAGTGA
- the tmcc2 gene encoding transmembrane and coiled-coil domains protein 2 — MLDKSEVATLGLPSTTSHGGSDSNISTDGAAAAAAAAASSAVMAGGAEGSVAGEPQRTRVALEHLQQKILKVTEQIRVEQEARDDNVAEYLKLAHNADKQQASRIKQVFEKKNQKSAQTIAHLHKKLEHYHKKLKEIEQNGPARQPKDVLRDMQQGLKDVGANVRAGISGFGGGVVEGVKGGVSALTHTAVVSKPREFASLIRNKFGSADNIAHLKDTLEDGVGGHSEDAPTPRALSGSATLVSSPKYGSDDECSSATSGSGAGSNSGGAGGGGGGGILGPAMGSPRLDGHHHHHHHMHSSWDSLLEGLQEIKASQTHMEDAIEDMKGQLQSDYTYMTQCLQEERYRYERLEEQLNDLTELHQNEMTNLKQELASMEEKVAYQSYERARDIQEAVESCLTRITKLELQQQQQQVVQLEGVENANARALLGKLINVILALMAVLLVFVSTLANFITPLMKTRARVAATVLLALLLFVLWKQWDFVELWLLPS, encoded by the exons ATG CTTGACAAGAGCGAGGTGGCAACTCTAGGCCTACCCTCCACCACCAGCCATGGTGGCTCTGACAGCAACATCAGCACCGAtggagcggcagcagcagcagcagcagcagcatcttctgCGGTCATGGCTGGGGGAGCAGAGGGTTCAGTGGCCGGGGAGCCGCAGCGAACCCGGGTGGCCTTGgaacacctgcagcagaagATCTTGAAGGTGACTGAGCAGATTCGTGTGGAGCAGGAAGCCCGTGATGACAACGTCGCAGAGTACCTGAAGTTGGCTCACAACGCAGACAAACAGCAGGCGTCCAGAATCAAGCAGGTGTTTGAAAAGAAGAACCAAAAGTCGGCGCAGACCATTGCACACTTGCACAAGAAACTAGAGCACTACCACAAGAAGCTAAAGGAGATAGAGCAG AATGGACCAGCCCGGCAGCCCAAGGATGTCCTGCGGGACATGCAGCAGGGATTAAAGGACGTGGGGGCCAACGTTCGTGCTGGAATAAGTGGCTTTGGAGGAGGAGTAGTTGAAGGAGTGAAAGGTGGAGTATCTGCCCTCACTCATACAGCCGTGGTCTCCAAGCCCAGAGAGTTTGCCAGTCTCATCAGAAACAAGTTTGGCAGTGCCGATAACATAGCTCACCTTAAGGACACTCTTGAAGACGGAGTTGGAGGCCACTCTGAGGACGCCCCCACACCCCGCGCCCTTAGCGGAAGTGCCACTCTGGTCTCCAGCCCAAAATACGGCAGTGACGACGAGTGCTCCAGCGCCACGTCCGGCTCAGGAGCAGGTAGTAATTCGGGTGgtgctggtggaggaggaggaggaggaatcttAGGTCCAGCAATGGGGAGCCCAAGACTGGACGggcaccatcaccaccaccatcatatGCACAGTTCTTGGGACTCTCTACTGGAGGGCCTGCAGGAAATCAAAGCCAGCcagacacacatggaggacGCCATTGAGGACATGAAAGGCCAGCTGCAGAGTGACTACACATACATGACCCAGTGCCTGCAAGAAGAGAGATACAG gtaTGAGCGACTTGAGGAGCAGCTCAATGACTTGACAGAATTGCACCAGAATGAGATGACCAACCTTAAACAGGAGCTCGCCAGCATGGAGGAAAAAGTCGCCTACCAGTCATATGAAAGGGCACGGGACATTCAG GAGGCTGTGGAGTCGTGCCTGACCCGCATCACtaagctggagctgcagcagcagcagcagcaggtggtccaGTTGGAGGGAGTGGAGAACGCCAATGCTCGAGCTCTGCTGGGAAAACTCATCAATGTCATCCTGGCACTCATGGCTGTGCTGCTGGTCTTTGTCTCCACTTTGGCCAACTTCATCACGCCGCTGATGAAGACCCGAGCGCGGGTTGCTGCCACCGTTCTGCTcgccctgctgctgtttgtcctgTGGAAGCAGTGGGATTTTGTGGAGCTGTGGCTGCTGCCCAGCTAA